AAAACAATCCCCGGCCGTGTATCTGGCATCGTACATTTCTTACAATAACGCATATTTTCCCCCTCTATCTAAACTTAATTATGCCAACTTTTTAATAAAACGCATATTATACATGTAGGTTTATATTACTTTATCAACGTTGCATATCGACAATCTATAGGATAAATTGGTGTATTTTTATCATATGCACAGTTATAACAAATTGTTCCTTCAACATTTCCGTTTAAATGACGTTCCCTTAGTTCAGCGAATGTCTTTGACTCCCACGCTTCCTTGAGGGTCATCTCATGAAGATCAGCTACAGCAAGATAATTTTGAAAATCAGCGCAACACGCCGTAAGGTATCCCTCGCACGATATTGTTGCTGCGTTAAATAATTGCGCACATGGTATTTGTATAGCCGATTTAATACCCTCAAATTTTTTTAGTTGTTCATTAGAGAGTTTCATTCTTTGTGTCTCTTCATACATAAGTCCTGTTTGATTAACCATGTTAATAAACACAACATCATCAGCAAACGTACCGACTTTATCACGAAGACTCCCAATTTCCGATACGTTCGATTTATTTACGATATATGAAACAAAGAGATTAACCTTTATTCTCTTTTGCTTTCTATATTCATCAAAGAAACGAAGATTATCAATAACCTTTTTAAAATCATCACGACCATGAATCTTTTTGTACGTCTCCGCAGTTCCAGCATTGATTGAAAATTTAATACTATCAATACCTGCTGCTGTCAGTTCAATAGTTTTTTCTTTAGATAACAACGCGCCATTTGTAGTAATGTATACATACTCAAATCCTAGGGATTTTGTATAACTAACAAATTCAGCAATATTTTTATTCATCAACGGTTCGCCAGTTGCGTAAAATCCTACTTCTCTAGTCCCCAAATCATATGCTTGTCTTAATACATCATACGCTAACTTCTTCTCTATAAAGCGCTTAATTCTTGTCATTTTAGAATTATAACAAAAGACGCATGCATGATTACAATAATTTGTTACTTCAACAAGTAAATTCTTTTTAGGAAATAAAGGGGTTGCTAATTGTTCAAAATTAGCATTTGCATTTATTCTTTGCTTTAACAGTTCCATTTATCACACCTCAAGAAGTGTATAAATTCCATTTGACTGATTGCACCTCATTAATGCTAACCAATGTGTGTCTGTGCCTCTATAGAACGGCACAATAACCCCCTCGAACGGATCATTCAAGGTTGACGATTTTGCAAAAAATACATCTTATTTCTTCAACTCTTTATATTTTCCTAGTATATTTTCTGTCGAACGATATCGGTATACATAATCCATTTGTTATTCTCCTATTCTAAAGCAGCTAATCAATCATCACTCTGTTTATATCCCCCACTATTCCAACGCACTCATCCTAGAAGTTTTTTTGTAACTTAACAATAAATCCCACATATCATATGCCGACAATCTACCATCAGCCCATCTATTAACTGAATGTCCCAAGTGCAAATCCTTTGGATAATTAAGAATAGATATAATGTTATCCGGAAGATACCAAGCCGAACTTATATTTGATTTAAATGGCACAAAACAAACTTTCTTTAAAAATGGCAAACTATCGAATTCACTCAAAACCTCTTCATTACTCGTATAATTCATTACTAAAAGATTGTCATAGTTAATTCTTTTTACTCTCTTATCCCATTTGTTTTTTGCTTCGATTGAATCTGATGTATGGTTCATATGCACTAAAACGGCATCATCCAATGAGAATATTGGATAAACCCTTCCTTGCCTATCGTCGTAATTTATGCCATAGAAATTTAAATCAGATGTTATAATCCTCTTGAAATTCTTGAGAAGTCTTATATAATCACTTTCAGAAAACCATAAATTAATAGTCGGAGACAAAAATGGCAATCTAAAACGATGATAAATATACCCTCCCAAACAACAAGGTGCTATAATAGTGATTTTAGATTTCCTCAACTTGTTATATTTTTCTATGGTGAACCCTGGTAAAAACAGAACATCTATTGAAAGCAACTTGTCCATATCGATTCCCAATAAGTTTGCTTCCTTGCACACTTTAGAGTATGGGAAGTTATCTGTCATTACCACAATATAGTCAAAAGTCATATTCTTTATTTCTTCTTTAGGAATGACTGGAATCCCATCAATGCTTCCATGAATGCAATCATTTGTTGTTATTCCGACAATCTCAGCACCGCCCAACAACTGGCTAACAATTTTATTCGAGATATTATTATATTGTCTTCCAGATCCCCACAGCAAAATTTTCATCAATTGGTTACACCTCCTAATTATTCACGCAAGCACAATCATACTTGCATATAACATATCCGAAAAAACATTAGCCCCAATACTGCCGATACAATGCTTGTAATATTTCAAAGAAGTTGTGCATCTTGTATCAACATCGCCTTCTTACTCTTTTCGTAAAGTTTTACCACACTACTCCGATCCCCATAATACCCATCAGTGCAAGCAACAGATCTGTTCATATCTGCGGTATCATCAAAAATCCCCCAGCCTTCGCTACGATACTTACTGACAATATCGTCATATTCAGCAAGCAGCTCCGGGTGCATTGACTCGAGCGTGGACCGTAAAAGAGGATGGGGACGCCACCAAAGCACCACCTCATTCTGATTCTTGAACGCTTTCAACACTGAACGAATTTTATCCATGTACATGTCCGTATACTTCAGCATAGCACTGAGACTTGTATTATAAAGGACAGCCTTCCTGCCATTTATCAGCCTTGCCCATGCCTCTGGCAACTCAAAATCCTCTCTTTTGCTACAAGTCACCTTGTCAAACTTCGGACTCCCCAGCCCGAGAATATGCTCCTCCCAATACTCCCGAGGTGCATTGGTATACTTGGTCAGCACATCCACATAAAGCTTCTTCATAGCCTCAGACTGGACAATCGAAAGATCAGCATTGAATATCCCTGGCTCCAATATGTAATGTGCCCTTTTATTCTCATATTCCAGAACTTCCTCTTCCTTCTCCGGGGCATCATAATCCAACTCTGGCTCTTCCAGCACAAAATAAGGAATATAAACCAGCTTATCCGTACATGGTTTTATATTCCTACTATAAAAAATCTCATCAACCGATGTTACAGAATTACAGTCATCATAAGGGTTATGGATAAATATCACATCCGGATGCATGGTCTTCAAATCCACTTCCTGCCAGTCCAGAGTGGGAATATCTGCCGGAAAAAACTCCCTCTCGCAATGCCACTCTTTGGCAGTGCCATCCGGGTTCCTGTCAGCGTATGGAATCGGAATCACATAGGCTATGCAGTTGTCCTTATCCTCATACGCTGCCCGCCACACACTTTCCAGGCTGTCCCACATGGAATATTTGTAGGGCAGGAACACCATTTCTTTCTTGAACTTCTCTTCCTTGCTGGTCTCCTGCACGATGTGCTGAAGCAGATCCTTACAAAGAGCTATTATCTCTTTTGCATCATCCCCAGCCTTCCCTGAGAGAATCTGCTTCATAGCCAT
This genomic interval from Selenomonas sp. AB3002 contains the following:
- a CDS encoding DUF1919 domain-containing protein — protein: MKILLWGSGRQYNNISNKIVSQLLGGAEIVGITTNDCIHGSIDGIPVIPKEEIKNMTFDYIVVMTDNFPYSKVCKEANLLGIDMDKLLSIDVLFLPGFTIEKYNKLRKSKITIIAPCCLGGYIYHRFRLPFLSPTINLWFSESDYIRLLKNFKRIITSDLNFYGINYDDRQGRVYPIFSLDDAVLVHMNHTSDSIEAKNKWDKRVKRINYDNLLVMNYTSNEEVLSEFDSLPFLKKVCFVPFKSNISSAWYLPDNIISILNYPKDLHLGHSVNRWADGRLSAYDMWDLLLSYKKTSRMSALE
- a CDS encoding radical SAM protein, yielding MELLKQRINANANFEQLATPLFPKKNLLVEVTNYCNHACVFCYNSKMTRIKRFIEKKLAYDVLRQAYDLGTREVGFYATGEPLMNKNIAEFVSYTKSLGFEYVYITTNGALLSKEKTIELTAAGIDSIKFSINAGTAETYKKIHGRDDFKKVIDNLRFFDEYRKQKRIKVNLFVSYIVNKSNVSEIGSLRDKVGTFADDVVFINMVNQTGLMYEETQRMKLSNEQLKKFEGIKSAIQIPCAQLFNAATISCEGYLTACCADFQNYLAVADLHEMTLKEAWESKTFAELRERHLNGNVEGTICYNCAYDKNTPIYPIDCRYATLIK